A window of the Halobacterium hubeiense genome harbors these coding sequences:
- a CDS encoding DUF7565 family protein, with the protein MSAWECAIVGCGSTFGSVEALLAHQVADHDAHECEICGETVPEGFFAIKHGLREHTRAEYVRFYDGDAEAIRERERVLDDVADALDPAVLEDLLSDEPIDVAEATDAAHATTS; encoded by the coding sequence ATGTCTGCGTGGGAGTGCGCGATTGTCGGATGTGGGTCGACGTTCGGGAGCGTCGAGGCGCTGTTGGCCCATCAGGTCGCGGACCACGACGCCCACGAGTGCGAAATCTGCGGGGAGACGGTCCCCGAGGGCTTCTTCGCCATCAAGCACGGGCTCCGCGAGCACACGCGCGCCGAGTACGTCCGGTTCTACGACGGCGACGCCGAAGCCATCCGCGAGCGCGAGCGCGTGCTCGACGACGTCGCCGACGCGCTCGACCCGGCGGTGCTCGAAGACCTCCTGAGCGACGAACCCATCGACGTCGCCGAGGCCACCGACGCCGCGCACGCCACCACGAGCTAG
- a CDS encoding acyl-CoA dehydrogenase family protein — MSLNLLSEDVVPEHAVDVKHEAREFAEEHIAPNAEEFYRTGEYPWEILEAGMDAGLVAQDIGEEYGGRGLDLEQMLAIAEEFYRADAGIALTLQLASFGAEMLEEYGNDDQKERYLRPVAANDQITGLAVSEPDVGSDLAGMHTTADKDGDEYVLNGEKYWIGNGVEADWVTVYAKTGDTGDRYMDYSLFIVPTDADGYVAEHIPEKMGMRASKQAHIVFDDCRIPEENLIGSEGAGFMMLADFFNHGRVVVGGHGLGLAAAALEEAWDFVHEREEFGRHVADFQAVQHGLADMRLEFEAARALNYRAARKVEEYDNPGLWAAMAKTKSTEVAVDNAEQGMQFHGGRSILTDRRIARVYRDARIPVIYEGANEIQRNLIYRQSGEQQ; from the coding sequence ATGAGTCTGAACCTGCTCTCCGAGGACGTGGTTCCCGAGCACGCGGTCGACGTCAAACACGAGGCCCGCGAGTTCGCCGAGGAGCACATCGCGCCGAACGCCGAGGAGTTCTACCGGACCGGCGAGTACCCGTGGGAGATTCTGGAGGCCGGGATGGACGCCGGGCTCGTCGCCCAGGACATCGGCGAGGAGTACGGCGGCCGCGGCCTCGACCTCGAACAGATGCTGGCCATCGCCGAGGAGTTCTACCGCGCGGACGCCGGCATCGCGCTGACGCTCCAGCTCGCGAGCTTCGGCGCGGAGATGCTCGAGGAGTACGGCAACGACGACCAGAAGGAACGGTACCTCCGCCCGGTCGCGGCCAACGACCAGATTACGGGGCTGGCTGTCTCCGAGCCCGACGTCGGGTCGGACCTCGCCGGGATGCACACGACCGCCGACAAGGACGGCGACGAGTACGTGCTCAACGGCGAGAAGTACTGGATCGGCAACGGCGTCGAAGCCGACTGGGTGACGGTGTACGCCAAGACCGGCGACACCGGCGACCGCTACATGGACTACTCGCTTTTCATCGTGCCGACGGACGCCGACGGCTACGTCGCCGAGCACATCCCCGAGAAGATGGGGATGCGCGCGTCCAAGCAGGCCCACATCGTCTTCGACGACTGCCGGATTCCCGAGGAGAACCTCATCGGGAGCGAGGGAGCCGGGTTCATGATGCTCGCAGACTTCTTCAACCACGGCCGCGTCGTCGTCGGCGGGCACGGCCTCGGCCTCGCCGCTGCGGCGCTCGAAGAGGCGTGGGACTTCGTGCACGAGCGCGAGGAGTTCGGCCGCCACGTCGCGGACTTCCAGGCCGTCCAGCACGGCCTCGCGGACATGCGACTGGAGTTCGAGGCCGCGCGCGCGCTGAACTACCGCGCCGCCCGCAAGGTCGAGGAGTACGACAACCCCGGCCTGTGGGCGGCGATGGCGAAGACGAAGTCCACGGAGGTCGCCGTCGACAACGCCGAGCAGGGGATGCAGTTCCACGGCGGCCGCTCGATTCTCACCGACCGCCGCATCGCCCGCGTCTACCGGGACGCCCGCATCCCGGTCATCTACGAGGGCGCCAACGAGATTCAGCGGAATCTGATTTACCGGCAGAGCGGCGAACAGCAGTAA
- a CDS encoding PHP domain-containing protein produces MPTTRVDLHAKVLDDDVVRRAKAAGVDVLVYAPHFTRLPDARERAAAFSDDDLLVVPGREVFTGSWRDRKHVLAVGLDDPVPDFVTLDGAFAAFREQGAAVLAPHPEFLTVSLTAADVERFREDVDAVETYNPKHFPWDDDRASALADAYDIPGFASSYAHRPETVGGVWTEFDADIQSEADLVDALKSGVPRRTYHQRNPRFRARELAEKAHLAYENTWEKVDRLLLSGMEPTHPRHIAYGGEFDDVAVY; encoded by the coding sequence GTGCCGACGACACGGGTCGACCTCCACGCGAAGGTACTCGACGACGACGTGGTGCGCCGGGCGAAGGCGGCTGGCGTCGACGTGCTGGTGTACGCCCCGCACTTCACGCGACTGCCTGACGCGCGCGAGCGCGCTGCGGCGTTCTCCGACGACGACCTGCTGGTGGTGCCCGGCCGCGAGGTGTTCACGGGGTCGTGGCGCGACCGCAAGCACGTGCTCGCGGTCGGCCTCGACGACCCGGTGCCGGACTTCGTGACGCTGGACGGCGCGTTCGCGGCGTTCCGCGAGCAGGGCGCCGCCGTCCTCGCGCCGCACCCGGAGTTCCTCACGGTGAGCCTGACGGCCGCCGACGTCGAGCGGTTCCGCGAGGACGTGGACGCCGTGGAGACGTACAATCCCAAGCACTTCCCGTGGGACGACGACCGCGCGAGCGCGCTCGCCGACGCTTACGACATCCCCGGGTTCGCGTCCTCGTACGCGCACCGCCCCGAGACCGTCGGCGGCGTGTGGACGGAGTTCGACGCCGACATCCAGTCGGAGGCGGACCTCGTGGACGCCCTCAAGTCCGGCGTCCCGCGCCGCACCTACCACCAGCGCAACCCCCGGTTCCGGGCGCGCGAACTCGCGGAGAAGGCCCATCTCGCGTACGAGAACACGTGGGAGAAAGTCGACCGCCTCCTCCTCTCGGGTATGGAGCCCACGCACCCGCGCCACATCGCGTACGGCGGCGAGTTCGACGACGTCGCCGTCTACTAG
- a CDS encoding metal-dependent hydrolase produces the protein MNKGDHILNGILLAIGLGYVLYPSGGVETIRTIAAVLIPVVLGALFPDVDTDFGKHRKTLHNIPVLALLYVFPMYFGNLQYVWIGVATHYVLDVVGSKRGIALFYPLSDQEYGLPVGVTTVSKYATTVTVLITLIELAAIAVVVHVAPQYVPTDAVSSLF, from the coding sequence ATGAACAAGGGCGACCACATCCTCAACGGCATCCTGCTCGCCATCGGGCTGGGCTACGTGCTCTACCCCTCGGGCGGCGTCGAGACGATACGCACCATCGCCGCCGTCCTCATCCCCGTGGTGCTGGGTGCGCTGTTCCCGGACGTCGACACCGACTTCGGGAAGCACCGCAAGACCCTCCACAACATCCCCGTGCTGGCGCTGCTGTACGTCTTCCCGATGTACTTCGGGAACCTCCAGTACGTCTGGATCGGCGTCGCCACCCACTACGTCCTCGACGTCGTCGGGAGCAAGCGCGGCATCGCGCTGTTCTACCCGCTGTCGGACCAAGAGTACGGGCTGCCGGTCGGCGTGACCACGGTCTCGAAGTACGCCACCACCGTCACCGTCCTCATCACGCTCATCGAGCTCGCGGCCATCGCGGTCGTCGTCCACGTCGCCCCGCAGTACGTCCCAACGGACGCCGTCAGCAGCCTGTTCTAG
- a CDS encoding CinA family protein codes for MREYAADPPIEEELNDVLPEAGHTVATAESCTGGLIGSLLTDVSGSSDYFDRSLVTYTYDAKLDTGVSREALDEHGAVSEPVARQMAQATRDAADTTWGVSTTGIAGPTGGSEAKPVGTVYIGVAYAGEWGTQSSYATVERREFDGSRTEIKEQIARRALRKLREEVRAVQE; via the coding sequence ATGCGCGAGTACGCCGCCGACCCGCCGATAGAGGAGGAACTCAACGACGTGCTCCCCGAGGCCGGCCACACCGTCGCGACCGCCGAATCCTGCACGGGGGGTCTCATCGGGTCGCTGTTGACGGACGTCTCCGGCTCCAGCGACTACTTCGACCGGTCGCTGGTGACGTACACGTACGACGCCAAACTCGACACTGGCGTCTCCCGGGAGGCGCTGGACGAACACGGCGCGGTCAGCGAGCCCGTCGCCCGGCAGATGGCGCAGGCCACTCGGGACGCGGCCGACACGACGTGGGGCGTCTCCACGACCGGCATCGCCGGCCCGACCGGCGGCAGCGAGGCCAAGCCCGTCGGCACCGTCTACATCGGCGTCGCGTACGCTGGCGAGTGGGGCACGCAGTCCAGCTACGCGACCGTCGAGCGCCGGGAGTTCGACGGCTCCCGCACCGAAATCAAAGAGCAGATTGCGCGGCGCGCGCTCCGCAAGCTCCGCGAGGAAGTCCGAGCGGTGCAGGAGTAG
- a CDS encoding nuclear transport factor 2 family protein: MTDYAERVHEYYDAVDADRIDDLLDLFADDVVYDRPGQPPIEGKAELEAFYREGRPLEDGSHTVHDVLVDGSRAAVRGTFSGVQDGEDVEFGFADVHVFEDGRIAERYTYTDRDTV; the protein is encoded by the coding sequence GTGACCGACTACGCCGAGCGCGTCCACGAGTACTACGACGCCGTGGACGCCGACCGCATCGACGACCTGCTCGACCTGTTCGCCGACGACGTCGTCTACGACCGACCCGGCCAGCCGCCAATCGAGGGCAAGGCCGAGCTCGAAGCGTTCTACCGCGAGGGCCGCCCGCTCGAAGACGGTAGCCACACCGTCCACGACGTACTCGTAGACGGGTCGCGCGCGGCCGTCCGCGGGACGTTCTCGGGCGTCCAAGACGGAGAAGACGTCGAGTTCGGGTTCGCGGACGTTCACGTCTTCGAGGACGGCCGCATCGCCGAGCGGTACACGTACACCGACCGCGACACCGTCTGA
- a CDS encoding pyridoxal phosphate-dependent aminotransferase → MEYEEPLFFRVMEYAANSDADVIDMVSGNPDWGSPPALAAGLHEYADTGGRQFQYPPSEGLRELREEIAARRQVPVEQVVVTNGAGEANYLAMGRALERGAGDEVVMTDPVYPYYPGKTDMLGGEQVFVETAEDGSLDPADVRAAASEDTACIVATTPNNPTGAVYGEETMRELVAVAEDHDAILVSDEVYDHFDYSGRFTSALEFDSEHRVVVNAFSKSLAITGFRVGYCIAPESHVEPMKSRHMLTNVATSRPAQAAVLHALRETDPDYYEQTRETLRERVDTFTSALDDAGAEYTEPDGAFYVLARFPDFPGTLENTFELIDEAGVAGMPGSGFGSAREEWLRFALVTPRVEEAADRLAAYFADR, encoded by the coding sequence ATGGAGTACGAAGAGCCGCTGTTCTTCCGCGTGATGGAGTACGCGGCGAACTCCGACGCGGACGTCATCGACATGGTCTCGGGGAACCCCGACTGGGGGTCGCCGCCCGCGCTCGCGGCGGGCCTCCACGAGTACGCCGACACGGGCGGCCGGCAGTTCCAGTACCCGCCCAGCGAGGGCCTCCGGGAACTGCGGGAGGAAATCGCGGCGCGCCGGCAGGTCCCCGTCGAGCAGGTCGTCGTCACGAACGGCGCGGGCGAGGCGAACTACCTCGCGATGGGGCGCGCGCTCGAACGCGGCGCGGGCGACGAGGTCGTGATGACCGACCCGGTGTACCCCTACTACCCGGGGAAGACGGACATGCTCGGCGGCGAGCAGGTGTTCGTGGAGACGGCCGAAGACGGCAGCCTCGACCCCGCGGACGTGCGCGCCGCGGCGAGCGAGGACACGGCGTGCATCGTGGCGACGACGCCGAACAACCCCACTGGCGCGGTGTACGGCGAGGAGACGATGCGCGAACTCGTCGCGGTCGCCGAGGACCACGACGCGATTCTGGTCAGCGACGAGGTGTACGACCACTTCGACTACTCCGGGCGGTTCACGTCCGCGCTGGAGTTCGACTCCGAGCACCGCGTCGTCGTGAACGCGTTCTCGAAGTCGCTTGCAATCACGGGGTTCCGCGTGGGCTACTGCATCGCGCCCGAGTCCCACGTCGAGCCGATGAAGTCCCGGCACATGCTGACGAACGTCGCCACGTCGCGGCCCGCGCAGGCCGCGGTCCTGCACGCGCTCCGCGAGACCGACCCCGACTACTACGAGCAGACCCGAGAGACGCTCCGGGAGCGCGTGGACACGTTCACGTCGGCGCTGGACGACGCGGGCGCGGAGTACACCGAGCCCGACGGCGCGTTCTACGTGCTCGCGCGCTTCCCCGACTTCCCGGGGACGCTGGAGAACACGTTCGAACTCATCGACGAGGCGGGCGTCGCGGGGATGCCCGGTTCGGGGTTCGGGAGCGCGCGCGAGGAGTGGCTGCGGTTCGCGCTCGTCACGCCGCGCGTCGAGGAGGCGGCCGACCGGCTCGCGGCCTACTTCGCGGACCGCTAG
- a CDS encoding ArsA family ATPase, which yields MDEIEVEAVDSLDPGVVSDTAEYVLYGGKGGVGKTTMAAATALASANDGTATLVVSTDPAHSLSDTLEFDVPSRPAKMREDSPLWAVEIDPDDALQQAGMFGQDGGFAGGLDQLLGGAGGAGGDGAMMPGADEAAAVQLLLEYMDDERFDRVVVDTAPTGHTLRLLELPEVLDSMVGRMMQLRDRFGGMMDGLTGMFGGDDEDEQAGLGNLDAVEERVERLRDVLTDPARTEFRVVLVPEEMSVLEAQRLTDRLDEFGVPVGTVVVNRVMEPLADAADVPGDAFVAPNHEDCEFCARRWDVQQAALADAQELFRNYDVARVPLLADEVRGERPLRVVAACLDE from the coding sequence ATGGACGAAATCGAGGTCGAGGCGGTCGACTCCCTCGACCCCGGGGTGGTCAGCGACACCGCCGAGTACGTGCTGTACGGCGGGAAGGGCGGCGTCGGGAAGACGACGATGGCGGCGGCGACCGCGCTCGCGAGTGCCAACGACGGCACCGCGACGCTCGTGGTCTCGACGGACCCCGCGCACTCGCTGTCGGACACGCTGGAGTTCGACGTGCCGAGCCGGCCCGCGAAGATGCGCGAGGACAGCCCGCTGTGGGCGGTCGAAATCGACCCCGACGACGCGCTCCAGCAGGCCGGGATGTTCGGGCAGGACGGCGGATTCGCGGGCGGCCTCGACCAACTACTCGGCGGCGCGGGCGGCGCCGGCGGCGACGGCGCGATGATGCCGGGCGCCGACGAGGCCGCCGCGGTCCAGCTCCTCCTCGAATACATGGACGACGAGCGCTTCGACCGCGTCGTCGTCGACACCGCGCCGACGGGCCACACGCTCCGACTGCTGGAACTCCCCGAGGTGCTGGACTCGATGGTCGGCCGCATGATGCAGCTGCGCGACCGCTTCGGCGGGATGATGGACGGCCTCACCGGGATGTTCGGCGGCGACGACGAGGACGAGCAGGCGGGCCTCGGCAACCTCGACGCCGTCGAGGAGCGCGTCGAGCGGCTCCGGGACGTGCTCACGGACCCGGCGCGCACGGAGTTCCGCGTCGTGCTCGTGCCCGAGGAGATGAGCGTGCTGGAAGCCCAGCGCCTCACCGACCGCCTCGACGAGTTCGGCGTTCCGGTGGGGACGGTCGTCGTCAACCGCGTGATGGAGCCGCTGGCAGACGCCGCCGACGTCCCCGGGGACGCGTTCGTCGCGCCGAACCACGAGGACTGCGAGTTCTGCGCGCGCCGCTGGGACGTCCAGCAGGCCGCGCTCGCGGACGCCCAAGAGCTGTTCAGAAACTACGACGTGGCGCGCGTCCCACTGCTCGCCGACGAAGTCCGGGGCGAGCGCCCGCTCCGGGTCGTCGCCGCCTGCCTCGACGAGTAG